One segment of Candidatus Gorgyraea atricola DNA contains the following:
- a CDS encoding retropepsin-like aspartic protease encodes MTKISKFSILLVSGMLLLSGCTTLNAVGKALGTAGKITFVTAKTVGKVALKTAKLTGKGARTVVNMTIGKEIVPLAKKCSTLYVDTVLNRRLKTRLVLDTGCSETQISSDIARKLGINIRGATKVSCQLADGRTVEGRSVNIREVRLGRAKVSNVRAVVLNEEDGTGLLGMSFLDNFIFKIDSEKKELVLQKR; translated from the coding sequence ATGACAAAGATATCTAAGTTCTCAATACTGCTTGTCTCGGGTATGCTTTTATTAAGCGGCTGTACTACGCTTAATGCTGTTGGAAAGGCTCTGGGCACTGCCGGCAAGATAACCTTTGTAACAGCCAAGACAGTAGGCAAGGTCGCGCTCAAGACAGCTAAATTAACCGGTAAGGGAGCCAGAACAGTAGTCAATATGACTATAGGAAAGGAAATCGTGCCGCTCGCGAAAAAATGCAGTACGCTTTACGTGGACACGGTTTTAAACCGACGATTAAAGACCAGGCTAGTGCTGGATACAGGGTGCTCGGAGACGCAGATATCCTCAGACATAGCGAGGAAATTAGGCATAAACATACGCGGCGCGACTAAGGTCTCATGTCAATTAGCTGACGGCCGCACAGTAGAAGGAAGATCGGTCAATATCAGAGAAGTAAGATTAGGCAGGGCCAAGGTCAGCAATGTAAGAGCGGTCGTATTAAACGAAGAGGACGGAACCGGCTTACTGGGCATGTCATTCCTTGATAACTTTATCTTTAAAATAGACTCGGAAAAGAAAGAACTAGTATTACAAAAGAGATAG
- a CDS encoding class I SAM-dependent methyltransferase — protein MKIKKSYNIALIFTLILGIFLYSTPVYSLRPSHGYSPEKRYVTDDRFNALSIKSLVQKIEEVKKRKINIKILDKQEEVIAVSWRVLLNKIFDQYPELNNLLKKLYDRHIKHAQNTDYTRVYDLEKFYRTRKEALILGNLSPSPSTEEKELYDHRVISDLREQVLSAALSEYNLKWSLLHALLRNIAPSKPIVKFDFGQGANPGTCIGCTKKDIVVGLNNKDVSTVTDTFIALNKDIGLTSENISTILKRKSANIRNPGEIKNAIEEVARDNRKSFQASFRILFFNQLLNITISDIVFNGASGIKAANINTWTQEINSLIREGDLLVVCGADSSNLETRFLGTGEFRDITNEIPSPALNVFKSAIADRFYITSSDFNFQHIYSPGQPRILKKTGKINLRAYILTKLTEYLSIGGHGTKRHNDSRRDIFTIEEIQSTGKAGIKTLIDILMREKRPWIRAKASLVLEKLYKKGDKAILNALLGAMLNDKSLLVRSIIAKHALIEVKKSSSMLKARKIERHIKRVDLNPWPEKDVLRILDAGCQFGEASHGMARHYRSISSRELAVVGIEKELEYIIEAEKNRTDPDVIFVFGNLDKDEFDRADIVISMNLLLYTWQIRNHARSLIKHVKDKSGTIYFSPSKWNSSIDDSGDDFGKEGIKRLFAMEKELKRLLPEAEVFTIETWKETKDLFAYDPARNSFGTTWGRSAGWVLANLTPGQSISDLNLSAQRRFSRQSQTCP, from the coding sequence ATGAAGATTAAAAAATCTTATAATATAGCATTAATATTTACGCTAATATTGGGGATATTTTTATATTCTACGCCCGTGTATTCATTGCGGCCAAGCCATGGTTATTCCCCTGAAAAAAGATATGTGACTGATGATAGATTTAATGCGCTATCCATTAAATCGTTAGTGCAGAAGATAGAAGAGGTAAAAAAACGGAAAATAAATATCAAGATACTTGATAAACAGGAAGAAGTCATTGCTGTAAGCTGGAGAGTGCTTCTCAATAAGATATTTGACCAATATCCGGAATTAAACAACTTACTGAAAAAACTTTACGACAGGCACATCAAACATGCCCAAAATACCGACTATACTCGCGTTTATGATCTTGAAAAATTTTACAGAACAAGAAAAGAGGCCTTGATATTAGGAAACCTGTCTCCATCGCCGAGCACCGAAGAAAAAGAGCTGTATGATCACCGCGTTATATCTGATTTAAGAGAGCAGGTTTTAAGCGCGGCCCTAAGCGAGTATAATCTTAAATGGAGTCTTTTGCATGCATTATTGCGCAATATAGCCCCTTCCAAGCCTATAGTAAAATTTGACTTTGGACAAGGCGCTAACCCTGGCACATGTATAGGCTGTACTAAAAAAGACATAGTCGTAGGCCTTAATAATAAAGATGTTTCAACGGTAACGGATACATTTATAGCGCTCAATAAAGATATAGGGCTCACCAGCGAGAACATAAGCACGATATTAAAGCGTAAATCAGCAAACATAAGAAATCCCGGCGAAATAAAAAATGCAATTGAAGAAGTTGCCAGAGATAATAGAAAGTCTTTTCAGGCATCATTCAGGATATTATTTTTTAACCAACTACTCAATATAACGATCTCGGACATAGTTTTTAACGGTGCTTCAGGAATTAAGGCCGCGAACATAAATACATGGACACAGGAGATAAATTCTTTAATAAGAGAAGGGGATTTGCTTGTTGTTTGTGGCGCTGATAGCAGTAATCTAGAAACACGCTTCTTAGGCACAGGAGAGTTCAGGGACATTACCAATGAGATCCCATCCCCGGCATTAAACGTCTTTAAATCAGCAATAGCTGATAGATTTTACATAACATCTTCTGATTTTAATTTCCAGCATATTTATAGCCCGGGCCAGCCAAGGATCTTAAAAAAGACAGGCAAGATTAATCTTCGGGCATACATTTTGACAAAGCTTACCGAATATTTAAGCATAGGCGGCCATGGAACTAAGCGCCATAACGATTCAAGAAGGGATATCTTTACAATCGAAGAGATACAATCAACAGGCAAGGCAGGTATTAAGACTTTAATAGACATACTGATGAGAGAAAAAAGGCCATGGATACGCGCAAAGGCGTCCCTGGTTCTGGAAAAACTGTATAAAAAGGGAGATAAGGCCATCCTTAATGCATTATTAGGGGCGATGCTGAATGATAAGTCCCTATTAGTACGCAGCATCATTGCAAAACATGCCCTTATTGAAGTTAAAAAGAGCAGCTCTATGCTTAAGGCCAGGAAAATCGAGAGGCATATTAAAAGAGTTGATCTTAATCCCTGGCCAGAGAAGGATGTTTTGCGAATCTTGGATGCTGGATGCCAGTTTGGAGAAGCTAGTCATGGCATGGCAAGGCATTATAGAAGCATCAGTAGTCGCGAGCTGGCCGTAGTAGGGATCGAGAAAGAACTCGAGTATATAATAGAAGCGGAAAAAAACAGGACAGACCCTGATGTGATTTTTGTTTTCGGTAACCTTGATAAGGACGAATTTGACCGCGCTGATATTGTTATTTCAATGAATCTATTGCTTTATACCTGGCAGATACGCAATCATGCCAGGTCATTAATAAAACATGTAAAGGATAAGAGCGGCACAATATATTTTTCACCATCAAAATGGAATTCCTCTATTGATGATTCGGGCGATGACTTTGGAAAAGAAGGGATAAAACGTTTATTTGCAATGGAAAAGGAACTAAAACGCTTATTGCCTGAGGCAGAGGTATTTACTATTGAAACATGGAAAGAAACCAAGGATTTATTTGCTTACGATCCTGCCAGAAATTCCTTTGGGACAACATGGGGCCGCAGTGCTGGATGGGTCCTGGCAAACCTGACTCCCGGTCAAAGCATCAGCGATCTTAACCTCTCAGCCCAGAGACGGTTCTCGCGCCAATCCCAGACCTGTCCCTAG
- a CDS encoding sugar nucleotide-binding protein, with protein sequence MQKSDNILITGITSIHGWPIFTALRKKYGERVYGVAPGIKLPFFKNDKKVFFCTMDDFSKMRGIFDKIKPEAVVHAAGVCDLDRCEAAPDFTYQVNVLGTRNIVDLSKDSYLLYISTDLVFSGNDPLGRGYSESSLCDPVSVVGRTFLEAENEVLQHKRNGIVRLGLPIGPSISGTKGAIDFIAKRLSKKQKMTLFHDEIRSLITTKDVAKAVMHFFDKRGEGIFHCGGTQEYSLYDIGTYLVQKRGYQEKFLIRSSRFDEKNGPPRIGKVVLDSRKFYKFTGFTPSDALK encoded by the coding sequence ATGCAAAAATCCGATAATATCCTTATAACAGGTATAACATCTATTCACGGATGGCCTATCTTCACCGCGCTTAGAAAGAAATACGGAGAGCGTGTGTATGGTGTCGCCCCTGGCATTAAACTCCCTTTTTTCAAAAATGACAAAAAGGTATTTTTTTGCACCATGGATGATTTTTCTAAGATGAGGGGGATATTTGACAAGATCAAGCCTGAAGCAGTCGTGCACGCGGCAGGAGTCTGTGATCTTGACAGGTGCGAAGCCGCTCCTGATTTTACTTATCAGGTAAATGTCCTGGGCACCCGCAATATAGTCGACCTGTCAAAAGACAGCTACCTGTTATACATCAGCACAGATCTGGTCTTTTCTGGAAATGACCCCCTTGGTCGCGGTTATTCAGAGTCATCGCTGTGCGATCCTGTCAGTGTAGTCGGCAGAACCTTCCTAGAAGCAGAGAACGAGGTCCTGCAGCACAAGAGGAATGGAATAGTGCGTCTTGGCCTGCCAATAGGGCCATCGATCTCAGGGACAAAAGGGGCTATAGACTTTATCGCGAAAAGACTCAGTAAAAAACAAAAAATGACGCTTTTTCATGATGAAATAAGATCGCTGATCACAACTAAAGATGTAGCTAAAGCAGTCATGCATTTTTTTGATAAAAGAGGAGAGGGCATATTCCATTGTGGCGGGACACAAGAATACAGCCTATATGATATCGGAACATATCTTGTCCAGAAACGCGGATATCAAGAGAAATTCCTGATTCGTTCCTCTCGCTTTGACGAGAAAAACGGCCCACCACGCATCGGCAAGGTAGTGCTAGATTCCAGAAAATTCTATAAATTCACAGGCTTCACCCCGTCAGATGCCCTAAAATAA
- a CDS encoding class I SAM-dependent RNA methyltransferase — translation MNMRKNETLVITCDQGVADYLRQEVEELGYEARITSDTTIEITASLHDAMKLNLALRAGVNVLCLLKQFSCKDTDELYREVVSFPWEDYIAPSEYLSVTSRVNTPAINNSVFASQKVKDAIVDRVSEKCGSRPNSGPDRDNVVINFYWSNDKCWIYLNASGKKLSDRGYRKIPFTAPLRETLAAALLRAAGFDGSRPLVNPMCGSGTLAIEAALIALKRAPGLLRSNFGLNHVMGFDREAWNALNKKLRVQSKKDLPFRIIATDIDEKAIEAAKKNAQLAGVDEVIEFHVCDFNDTPIPEEKGIVIFNPGYGLRLGNQHELERTYKGIGDFFKNKCAGFTGYVFTGNMALAKKVGLRTSRRLIFFNARIECRLLEYHIYAKIR, via the coding sequence ATGAACATGCGCAAAAATGAGACATTAGTGATCACGTGTGACCAGGGAGTAGCTGACTATTTACGCCAGGAGGTGGAAGAATTGGGGTATGAAGCGCGGATTACTTCCGATACCACGATAGAGATAACCGCGTCGTTACATGACGCGATGAAGCTCAATCTCGCGCTGCGCGCCGGCGTTAACGTGCTTTGCCTGCTCAAGCAATTTTCCTGCAAAGACACTGATGAACTGTACAGGGAAGTCGTATCATTTCCGTGGGAAGATTATATCGCGCCTTCAGAATATCTCAGCGTCACCTCCCGCGTGAATACTCCTGCTATTAATAATTCAGTTTTTGCGAGCCAGAAGGTCAAAGACGCGATAGTTGACCGGGTGTCTGAAAAATGCGGCAGCCGGCCGAATTCCGGGCCGGACAGGGATAATGTGGTGATCAATTTTTACTGGAGCAATGACAAATGCTGGATATATCTCAATGCTTCAGGAAAGAAGCTTTCAGACCGAGGCTATCGGAAAATCCCTTTTACAGCCCCTTTGCGGGAAACCCTGGCAGCCGCTCTGCTGCGTGCCGCGGGTTTTGACGGTTCACGGCCTTTAGTGAATCCCATGTGCGGAAGCGGTACACTTGCGATAGAAGCGGCGCTCATCGCCTTGAAACGCGCGCCCGGCCTCTTACGGAGCAATTTTGGATTGAATCACGTAATGGGATTCGATAGAGAAGCATGGAACGCTTTAAATAAAAAACTGCGGGTCCAGTCAAAGAAAGACCTGCCTTTTCGGATCATCGCGACTGACATCGATGAAAAGGCGATCGAGGCCGCGAAGAAAAACGCTCAACTCGCCGGGGTCGATGAGGTCATTGAATTTCATGTATGCGATTTTAACGATACTCCGATCCCTGAAGAAAAGGGGATCGTTATTTTTAACCCGGGATACGGCCTTAGGCTCGGAAACCAGCATGAACTGGAGAGAACCTATAAAGGTATAGGGGATTTCTTTAAGAATAAATGCGCGGGGTTTACCGGATATGTCTTTACCGGGAATATGGCCCTGGCAAAAAAGGTAGGATTGCGAACCAGCCGCCGGCTAATTTTTTTCAATGCCAGGATAGAATGCCGACTCCTGGAATACCACATATATGCAAAAATCCGATAA
- a CDS encoding FxsA family protein gives MLGYLILLFTAVPLVELALLIKIGQYIGVGYTLGVVIFTGVTGAYLAKMQGLTTLRRIQEDVNQGIMPADKLFDGVLILCSGILLLTPGFITDIIGFMGLIPLTRNLFKRWLKRKIEGVISQGRVITITSFKSE, from the coding sequence ATGTTAGGATATTTGATTTTACTATTTACCGCAGTTCCGCTTGTAGAGCTGGCTCTCTTAATAAAGATTGGCCAGTATATAGGGGTGGGTTATACGCTTGGAGTCGTTATCTTTACAGGTGTAACCGGCGCATATTTGGCAAAGATGCAGGGACTTACTACTCTTCGCAGGATACAGGAGGATGTAAACCAGGGCATAATGCCGGCGGATAAATTATTTGACGGCGTTTTAATTTTATGCAGCGGTATACTGCTTCTAACCCCGGGCTTTATAACTGATATAATAGGCTTTATGGGATTGATTCCATTGACACGAAATTTGTTTAAACGATGGCTCAAGCGTAAAATAGAGGGTGTGATTAGTCAAGGCAGGGTCATTACAATCACTTCGTTTAAATCTGAGTGA
- a CDS encoding peptide chain release factor-like protein, giving the protein MVFSVRSGKEGALKSKMALLGIREVDLEEKFIRSSGAGGQKVNKSSSCVYLKHKPTGIEVKCQKERSQGLNRFLARRILVNKIESLVLGKKAAQQRKIEKIRRQKRKRSKRAKEKMLRYKKMRSEKKELRKRPT; this is encoded by the coding sequence ATGGTATTCAGTGTAAGGAGTGGCAAGGAGGGGGCGTTAAAGTCTAAGATGGCCCTATTGGGAATAAGGGAAGTGGACTTGGAGGAAAAGTTCATACGCTCGAGCGGTGCGGGCGGGCAGAAGGTCAATAAGTCCTCTTCGTGTGTTTATCTCAAGCACAAGCCTACAGGCATTGAGGTCAAGTGTCAAAAAGAACGTTCCCAGGGCTTAAATCGATTCCTGGCCAGAAGGATACTCGTTAATAAGATCGAATCACTTGTACTTGGCAAAAAGGCAGCCCAGCAGAGGAAAATAGAAAAGATAAGGCGTCAGAAGCGAAAACGTTCCAAAAGAGCCAAAGAGAAGATGCTAAGGTATAAAAAAATGCGTTCCGAAAAGAAAGAACTACGCAAAAGGCCCACTTAA